One part of the Phacochoerus africanus isolate WHEZ1 chromosome 7, ROS_Pafr_v1, whole genome shotgun sequence genome encodes these proteins:
- the ANKRD33 gene encoding photoreceptor ankyrin repeat protein — protein MVACYHGFRSVVALLSRCPFLDVNQQDKEGDTALMLAAQAGHVPLVSFLINYYAGLDLERRDQRGLTALMKAAMRDRSECVAALLMAGADLTAVDPVRGKTALEWAFLTDSFDTVQRIRQLLRRPQVEQLSQHYQPEWPALPGLVAQAQAQATPSLLERLQATLSFPFAQSPQEGGVLDHLVTITTSLASPFLSTACHTLCPDHPPALGTRSKSVPELLVEAGAQVCRESKPGPSCLEIPGAQDGEEEAGGVQIGREPGEDGLDQTGSR, from the exons ATGGTCGCATGTTACCATGGCTTCCGGAGTGTCGTGGCTCTGCTCAGCCGCTGTCCTTTCCTGGATGTGAACCAGCAGGACAAAGAGGGGGACACAGCCCTCATGCTGGCTGCCCAAGCAG GCCACGTGCCTCTGGTGAGTTTCCTGATCAACTACTACGCGGGCCTTGACCTGGAGCGCCGGGACCAGCGGGGGCTGACAGCGCTGATGAAGGCTGCCATGCGGGACCGTTCGGAATGCGTGGCTGCCCTCCTCATGGCAG GTGCTGACCTGACTGCGGTGGATCCTGTCCGAGGCAAGACGGCCCTGGAGTGGGCATTTCTGACCGACAGCTTCGACACAGTACAGAGGATCCGGCAGTTGCTGCGACGGCCCCAAGTGGAGCAGCTGAGCCAGCATTACCAGCCCGAGTGGCCAGCTTTGCCCGGGCTtgtggcccaggcccaggctcaGGCCACCCCATCTCTCCTAGAACGACTCCAGGCCACCTTGAGCTTCCCCTTTGCCCAGTCTCCTCAGGAGGGGGGTGTCCTGGACCACCTTGTGACCATCACGACCAGCCTGGCCAGTCCTTTCCTCAGCACTGCCTGCCACACCCTGTGCCCTGACCACCCACCTGCACTGGGCACCCGAAGCAAGTCCGTGCCAGAGCTGTTAG TGGAAGCTGGAGCCCAGGTCTGCAGGGAATCGAAGCCTGGCCCTTCCTGTCTGGAGATACCAGGAGCTcaggatggagaggaggaggcaggaggagtcCAGATTGGCAGAGAGCCAGGGGAAGATGGGCTAGACCAGACTGGTAGCAGGTAA